One window of Novipirellula aureliae genomic DNA carries:
- a CDS encoding pyridoxal phosphate-dependent decarboxylase family protein — MDQAALKKLTDTFFTFDRESILQIFDEFLSAMEAESHLPPGSLMSRNYETAQANPEIHTLPGNLKDARDAIFPYFWGTDGWQSRLHLENVKGPANNASLIGALACLLKNPNLCVDTYCLRSNELEVKAITALANLIFYHTDSPWGVFTMGGTISNLYGGKLGIEKVAPATMQKGLAGEPISGIVSETGHYSNATLAGWLGMGTENLHTVATDNQFSMRLDLLAEKIDWLYDNGRKIAFVIATFGSTDAYGIDDIRGIRELIRRKAAERGVAEPHLHVDAAVGWVSSFLAEYDIETNRLQVEHDTLQAIGRLKRATEGFAFADSVTIDFHKMGWGHYPSSAFIVNRREDLGRLLRSVDQMPYFCEADCRHDPALFTLECSRPGLGPYAVMASLNGIGLQGYQTLVANAMQMAIKLKKAISELEYCKVLNMDTIGPSVLFWVLPRGRDANAIYERLERGELSPNEVERTLFEVHRMYEKREATLQPAVDAKLSYTQSTGYKPHGIAIPAWKAAFFNPKSDEAVIAQVVESIERVA; from the coding sequence ATGGACCAAGCCGCACTGAAGAAACTGACCGATACGTTTTTTACGTTCGATCGCGAGTCGATTCTGCAGATCTTTGACGAATTTTTATCGGCAATGGAAGCCGAATCGCATTTGCCGCCCGGTAGCCTGATGAGCCGAAACTATGAAACGGCTCAAGCCAACCCCGAAATTCACACGTTGCCGGGTAATTTGAAAGATGCTCGCGATGCAATCTTTCCGTATTTTTGGGGCACCGATGGCTGGCAATCTCGCCTACATCTCGAAAACGTAAAGGGCCCTGCCAATAACGCCTCGCTGATCGGGGCGCTAGCGTGTCTGCTCAAAAATCCAAACCTGTGCGTCGACACCTATTGTTTGCGCAGCAATGAATTGGAAGTCAAAGCGATCACGGCTTTGGCCAATTTGATTTTCTACCACACCGACTCGCCTTGGGGCGTGTTCACAATGGGTGGCACCATCTCGAATTTGTATGGAGGCAAATTGGGAATCGAAAAGGTAGCACCCGCAACGATGCAGAAAGGACTGGCAGGAGAACCGATTTCGGGAATCGTGTCGGAAACCGGCCACTATTCCAACGCTACCCTTGCTGGATGGCTTGGGATGGGGACCGAGAATCTGCACACTGTCGCAACCGATAATCAATTTTCGATGCGATTGGACTTGTTAGCGGAGAAAATTGACTGGCTATACGACAATGGTCGCAAAATTGCATTCGTGATCGCAACGTTCGGAAGTACCGACGCATACGGTATCGATGACATCCGCGGCATCCGCGAACTGATTAGGCGAAAAGCAGCTGAGCGAGGGGTTGCCGAGCCACATCTTCATGTTGATGCAGCTGTCGGATGGGTCAGTTCGTTTTTGGCGGAATACGATATCGAAACCAATCGGCTACAGGTCGAACACGATACTTTGCAAGCGATCGGTCGTTTGAAGAGGGCCACCGAAGGTTTTGCGTTTGCTGACTCTGTCACGATCGATTTTCACAAAATGGGTTGGGGGCATTATCCGTCGAGCGCCTTTATTGTGAATCGCCGCGAGGACTTGGGGCGGTTGCTACGAAGTGTCGACCAAATGCCATACTTCTGTGAGGCGGATTGCAGGCATGATCCCGCCCTCTTTACGCTCGAATGCTCACGCCCTGGGCTAGGTCCCTACGCCGTCATGGCATCGCTTAACGGGATTGGACTTCAGGGCTATCAGACGTTGGTTGCCAATGCGATGCAAATGGCGATCAAATTAAAAAAGGCAATTTCGGAACTGGAGTACTGCAAGGTTCTCAACATGGACACGATCGGTCCGTCGGTTCTATTTTGGGTTTTGCCGCGGGGCCGTGATGCCAACGCGATTTACGAGCGATTGGAGAGGGGGGAACTTTCGCCCAATGAGGTCGAAAGAACATTGTTTGAGGTGCATCGGATGTATGAGAAACGCGAGGCAACGCTTCAACCAGCGGTCGATGCAAAGCTTAGTTACACTCAGTCGACCGGCTACAAACCGCATGGAATTGCGATCCCGGCTTGGAAAGCTGCGTTTTTCAATCCGAAGTCAGACGAAGCCGTCATTGCGCAAGTGGTCGAAAGCATCGAGCGGGTGGCTTGA
- a CDS encoding MATE family efflux transporter — protein sequence MRSFEPGRPFLISVHQRRLAVSSFCTGTMIFGFQPEHTRSHQSLCLRKGKWRVHPFEQMRTIRYASAMTSDSSEPTQRPDHPRDHSGDSLGRIVGELLTVAIPLMVSAGTFSLVLFADRTLLLWYDGASMGAAMAGGNFFWVAICLPVGIASMTGAIISQYVGAGEDHRIGRFLWQSVWLALLSVPLFGLIAYLAPTLFRLCEQPESLIAAEATYLRWLLVGAVGAVLENALSGFFSGTERTRIIMWVSLISGLINILLDVVLIFGLGPIPDLGIAGAGIASSVAFWFKAICFAVLILKYDSGGRYQVKSSFGFSQLLVKKLLFYGFPSGLMFLTESAGFTAIVLRIGRLGDIPLRATTMAINFNMVAFIPLVGVSIAASVLVGRHLVETGPKRAIKSVYAALGIGWIYSVVWCVGYLFLPDLMMDLYKLDTPSAESAEAITIARGLLKFVAIYVVVDATQLIIAGALRGAGDTWFVLGTGLVTSVVAFTIGVGFEPVDNRLNWWWWMITLWVWMLATFMAARFVRGKWKEMRMV from the coding sequence ATGAGATCATTCGAACCGGGACGCCCATTCTTGATTAGCGTTCATCAGCGTCGATTAGCGGTTTCAAGTTTCTGCACAGGCACCATGATCTTCGGTTTTCAACCGGAGCACACGAGAAGTCACCAGAGTTTGTGCCTGAGGAAAGGGAAATGGCGTGTCCATCCCTTTGAGCAAATGCGAACAATTCGCTACGCTTCTGCGATGACATCCGATTCTTCTGAGCCAACTCAACGACCCGACCACCCACGCGATCATTCCGGTGACTCGTTAGGTCGGATTGTCGGCGAACTATTGACGGTTGCGATTCCGTTGATGGTCAGTGCGGGTACGTTTTCGTTGGTCTTATTCGCCGATCGGACACTGCTGCTCTGGTATGACGGTGCCTCGATGGGCGCGGCGATGGCAGGTGGTAACTTCTTTTGGGTGGCAATCTGTTTGCCCGTTGGCATTGCGTCGATGACGGGTGCGATCATTAGCCAGTATGTAGGAGCGGGAGAGGACCACAGAATTGGACGGTTTTTGTGGCAATCGGTTTGGTTGGCTTTGCTCTCTGTACCTCTATTTGGGCTGATCGCCTATCTGGCACCGACACTGTTTCGGCTCTGCGAGCAACCGGAGAGTTTAATCGCAGCGGAAGCGACCTATTTGCGTTGGTTGCTGGTCGGTGCCGTGGGGGCGGTGTTAGAAAATGCACTGAGTGGATTTTTTAGCGGCACCGAACGGACCCGAATCATTATGTGGGTTAGCTTGATATCGGGGCTGATCAACATTTTGTTGGACGTCGTTCTCATCTTCGGCCTTGGTCCGATTCCCGATCTGGGGATTGCAGGTGCGGGGATCGCCAGTTCCGTGGCGTTTTGGTTCAAGGCAATTTGCTTTGCGGTGTTGATTTTGAAGTATGATTCAGGTGGCCGCTATCAAGTCAAAAGTAGTTTTGGTTTCAGTCAGTTGCTCGTTAAGAAGCTATTGTTTTATGGGTTCCCCAGCGGATTGATGTTTCTCACCGAATCGGCTGGCTTTACCGCAATCGTGCTTCGCATCGGTCGCCTCGGCGACATTCCCCTGAGGGCGACGACGATGGCGATCAATTTCAATATGGTCGCTTTCATTCCATTGGTCGGTGTCTCGATTGCTGCGTCGGTATTGGTCGGGCGACACCTTGTGGAAACCGGGCCAAAGCGAGCGATCAAGAGTGTCTATGCAGCACTCGGGATCGGGTGGATCTATTCGGTGGTTTGGTGTGTCGGGTATCTCTTTTTACCCGATTTGATGATGGATCTTTACAAGCTTGATACCCCCAGTGCCGAGTCGGCCGAGGCGATCACGATTGCTCGTGGCTTATTGAAGTTTGTCGCGATCTATGTCGTCGTGGATGCGACGCAGTTAATCATTGCCGGAGCACTTCGTGGAGCGGGGGATACATGGTTCGTGCTAGGGACGGGTTTGGTGACATCGGTTGTCGCGTTTACGATTGGCGTGGGCTTCGAGCCGGTCGATAATCGTTTGAATTGGTGGTGGTGGATGATTACACTGTGGGTGTGGATGTTGGCAACGTTCATGGCTGCACGGTTTGTGCGAGGCAAATGGAAAGAGATGCGAATGGTGTGA
- a CDS encoding SLC13 family permease: protein MGVAWDAFVLNWEAWLTIAVAVGLLGSLAMRLAATDVLALSCLGVLMFAQNMSGSLKLPNPEQAFSGFGDRGLITVALLFAVVAGLEFTGGTELATSWLLNRAKRLLDAQVRLLVPVAAVSGFLNNTPVVAALLPVVGDLSKRISVSSSRLLLPLSYAAILGGMCTVMGTSTNLVVKNQYEQISGVPMSFFAPAAIGIPATIAGIVYIIGCSGWLIPERRPAVSASEDPRQYTVEMQVDPHGPLVGRTIEDAGLRHLPGLYVAEIQRSEGVIAAAKPNEILRADDALILVGELDSVVDMRKIRGLTIPDDQARKLQVPTWQRTLVEAVVSSRCALLGKTIREGSFRSHYNAAVVAVARGGRRLSGKIGDVSLEVGDVLLLEASPSFLHRRRQSRDFFLVSTVERGAVRRPELAWISLAVLLAMVIAATLTRISISTSALIAALAMIGFRCCTTSEARRSVDWSVLIVIGAAIGIGKALDQSGAAAGIAGEILSLAGGKPLASLAAIFLATMICTELITNNAAALLMFSIAWQTAGRLDVDPMPFIIAVMIAASASFLTPFGYQTNTMVYSIGGYRFSDYIRFGLPLSLIVFAISMLLIPIFYPF, encoded by the coding sequence ATGGGAGTTGCTTGGGACGCTTTTGTGCTGAACTGGGAAGCGTGGTTGACGATCGCTGTGGCGGTAGGGCTTCTGGGAAGCTTGGCCATGCGGTTGGCAGCTACCGATGTATTGGCATTGAGCTGCCTGGGCGTCTTGATGTTCGCTCAGAATATGAGTGGTTCGCTGAAACTACCCAATCCTGAACAGGCGTTTTCGGGTTTTGGTGATCGCGGCTTGATCACGGTCGCTCTATTGTTTGCCGTTGTCGCTGGATTAGAGTTCACGGGGGGGACAGAATTAGCGACAAGTTGGTTACTGAATCGAGCGAAACGTTTGTTGGATGCCCAGGTGCGATTGTTGGTTCCTGTCGCAGCCGTTAGCGGTTTTTTGAATAACACACCCGTTGTCGCTGCATTGTTGCCCGTTGTGGGTGATTTAAGCAAACGAATTAGCGTTAGCAGCAGCCGGTTGTTATTGCCTCTATCGTATGCTGCGATCCTTGGTGGCATGTGTACGGTGATGGGGACGAGCACCAACTTGGTGGTCAAGAATCAGTACGAGCAAATCAGTGGCGTGCCGATGAGCTTCTTTGCTCCCGCTGCGATTGGTATTCCGGCAACGATCGCGGGAATTGTCTACATCATCGGTTGCTCGGGATGGTTAATCCCCGAACGCAGGCCAGCGGTCAGCGCTTCGGAAGACCCTCGTCAATACACGGTGGAAATGCAAGTTGACCCCCACGGTCCGCTGGTGGGCCGCACGATCGAAGATGCGGGGTTGAGGCACCTGCCGGGCTTGTATGTGGCTGAGATTCAGCGTAGCGAAGGGGTGATTGCCGCTGCGAAACCGAACGAAATCCTTCGCGCCGATGATGCATTGATCTTGGTCGGTGAACTTGATAGCGTCGTCGATATGCGGAAGATTCGTGGATTGACGATCCCCGATGACCAAGCTCGAAAGTTACAAGTCCCCACCTGGCAGCGAACGCTTGTCGAAGCCGTCGTCAGTTCGCGATGCGCCTTGTTGGGCAAAACGATTCGGGAAGGTAGTTTTCGTTCTCACTACAATGCCGCGGTCGTCGCCGTTGCTCGTGGTGGTCGACGGTTGTCGGGAAAGATTGGTGACGTGAGTTTGGAAGTGGGGGACGTGCTTTTGCTTGAGGCGTCGCCATCATTTTTGCATCGCCGCCGCCAATCACGCGACTTCTTTTTGGTCAGTACCGTGGAACGGGGGGCGGTGCGACGTCCCGAGTTGGCTTGGATTTCACTGGCCGTTCTATTGGCCATGGTCATTGCGGCAACGTTGACGCGAATTTCAATATCGACGTCGGCACTGATCGCAGCGTTGGCAATGATCGGATTTCGCTGCTGCACGACGAGCGAGGCAAGACGTAGTGTCGACTGGTCCGTGTTGATCGTCATCGGCGCCGCGATCGGGATCGGCAAAGCACTCGACCAAAGCGGTGCGGCCGCTGGAATTGCGGGCGAAATCCTAAGTCTCGCTGGCGGTAAACCGCTCGCGTCATTAGCTGCCATCTTTTTGGCGACCATGATTTGTACCGAATTGATTACCAACAACGCTGCCGCGCTACTGATGTTTTCGATCGCTTGGCAAACCGCCGGTCGTTTGGATGTCGACCCCATGCCGTTCATCATCGCCGTCATGATTGCCGCATCGGCCAGCTTCTTGACTCCGTTCGGTTATCAAACCAACACGATGGTCTACAGCATCGGTGGGTATCGGTTTTCGGACTACATTCGCTTCGGCTTGCCGTTAAGTTTGATCGTGTTCGCGATTTCCATGCTATTGATTCCAATCTTCTATCCGTTTTGA
- a CDS encoding sodium:solute symporter family protein gives MIAQLAADATDSALLSPGMIKVVIISVYLGLLLCLGVFSSRLFRGTSEDYLLASHSIGPFLLLMSLFGTTMTGFALVGSTGESFAEGVGVYGMLASSSGIIHSLCFFVLGVKLWSWGKKYGYTTQAGFFRDRLDSDKFGLLLVPVLVALVVPYLLVGVISAGKAIEGATRGDFLWLIESGYSETGGIPPWLTGLVICVVVLVYVFFGGMRGTAWANTFQTLVFMILGIVAFYLIATSLAEKAVADGRAHQIVDGERIVRTDPPTGLWDSLHIVSQEIPKARRVRAEVGLENQIESVEAPPQFRTRERLDPWMFFTYMLIPFSVGMFPHLFQHWLTAKSAKAFKLSIVVHPVFILIVWVPCVLIGVWATTGLINIPPPVAGDPNKVLGFMVKSLSGDVLGGFLLAGILAAIMSSLDSQFLCIGTMFTSDIVVHYGGKNRFSDRQIVLISRCFIVAVVTVTYFLSLTDIAQTRVFQLGIWCFSGFSSLFPLAFLAVYWRGLSKWGAYAGLITAASVWFALFYASEFGAIDNWSVDLTIGERTIQTMPVATIFLATIVSTVVVSLITPKPNPTTLAKFFPVKG, from the coding sequence TTGATTGCGCAATTAGCCGCTGATGCAACGGACTCAGCACTACTTAGCCCTGGGATGATCAAGGTCGTGATCATCAGCGTTTACCTTGGGTTATTACTTTGTCTTGGCGTTTTCTCGTCACGATTATTCCGAGGGACATCCGAAGACTACTTACTAGCCAGTCATTCGATCGGTCCTTTTTTGCTTCTGATGTCATTGTTTGGAACGACGATGACAGGCTTTGCGCTCGTGGGATCGACGGGGGAATCGTTTGCTGAAGGGGTCGGTGTCTATGGGATGTTGGCATCCTCTTCGGGGATCATTCACTCGCTCTGTTTTTTCGTCTTAGGTGTCAAGCTTTGGTCGTGGGGGAAGAAGTATGGCTACACGACCCAAGCTGGATTCTTTCGTGATCGGCTTGACAGTGACAAGTTTGGCCTGCTTCTCGTGCCCGTTCTTGTTGCCTTGGTCGTGCCGTACCTATTGGTCGGCGTGATTTCGGCCGGCAAGGCGATTGAGGGAGCAACGCGAGGTGATTTTCTTTGGTTGATCGAAAGTGGCTACAGCGAAACGGGCGGGATTCCTCCTTGGCTGACCGGACTCGTCATTTGCGTCGTCGTCTTGGTCTACGTCTTTTTCGGCGGGATGCGTGGAACGGCTTGGGCTAACACCTTTCAAACCTTGGTCTTCATGATTTTGGGGATCGTCGCGTTTTACTTGATCGCCACCAGTTTGGCGGAAAAAGCGGTCGCGGATGGTCGTGCCCACCAAATCGTTGACGGGGAAAGGATCGTTCGTACCGATCCGCCGACAGGCCTTTGGGACTCCTTACACATTGTCAGCCAAGAGATTCCCAAGGCGCGACGTGTGCGAGCCGAAGTGGGGCTCGAAAATCAAATTGAATCGGTGGAGGCACCACCTCAATTTCGCACTCGCGAGCGACTTGACCCCTGGATGTTTTTTACCTACATGCTGATCCCTTTTTCGGTTGGTATGTTTCCCCATCTGTTCCAGCATTGGTTAACCGCAAAAAGCGCGAAAGCATTTAAGTTGTCGATCGTGGTTCATCCCGTCTTCATCTTGATCGTTTGGGTGCCCTGTGTCTTGATTGGTGTTTGGGCAACGACAGGACTAATCAACATTCCACCGCCCGTCGCCGGTGACCCGAACAAGGTGCTTGGATTTATGGTCAAGTCGCTATCGGGTGATGTGCTCGGCGGATTTTTGTTAGCAGGGATTTTAGCGGCAATCATGTCGAGTCTTGATAGCCAGTTTTTGTGCATTGGGACGATGTTCACCAGTGATATCGTGGTCCATTACGGTGGCAAAAACCGGTTTTCGGATCGCCAGATCGTTTTGATCTCTCGATGTTTCATTGTCGCGGTTGTCACGGTGACCTACTTTTTAAGTTTGACCGATATTGCTCAAACCAGAGTTTTTCAACTTGGGATTTGGTGCTTTAGCGGCTTCAGTAGTCTGTTTCCGTTGGCCTTCTTGGCGGTCTATTGGCGCGGGTTGTCGAAATGGGGAGCGTACGCAGGGCTGATTACAGCTGCGTCCGTTTGGTTTGCCCTCTTTTACGCCTCTGAATTCGGAGCGATCGACAATTGGTCGGTCGATCTAACGATTGGCGAGCGAACGATTCAAACCATGCCAGTCGCCACGATCTTTTTGGCAACGATCGTTTCCACGGTCGTCGTATCGCTGATCACGCCGAAACCCAATCCGACAACCTTGGCAAAATTCTTTCCGGTGAAGGGATAG
- a CDS encoding DUF3311 domain-containing protein, translated as MKYLVVGLVLVLVVLHQDVWNWDNDRLVLGFIPFTLAYHACISIAASVVWLLAATKAWPTNLEGDETSQQPNRAGGDA; from the coding sequence ATGAAGTATTTGGTTGTCGGCCTCGTTCTCGTACTGGTCGTCTTGCATCAAGACGTTTGGAACTGGGATAATGATCGTTTGGTACTGGGATTTATCCCTTTTACGCTTGCTTACCATGCCTGCATCTCGATTGCTGCGAGCGTGGTTTGGTTATTGGCGGCGACCAAGGCGTGGCCAACCAATTTGGAAGGCGATGAAACTTCCCAGCAGCCCAATCGGGCCGGAGGTGACGCTTGA
- a CDS encoding GGDEF domain-containing protein — MLGNTLMMAGGSGLALILFLIGIKVGMLIAASRGYRGKNGKSGSALSQKERQRVLQMLQELGEWTSEYSGNVSDYQTRLGKLNEEATTNLASDQSAPKVIALLQQIMESNEMLQSRLDAAEDQLDKQTKQIESYLTEARTDGLTGLYNRRAFDNRIEDLFAAFRGGGRSFVLALIDIDHFKSFNDTHGHQVGDHVLQEVAKTLRYELRESIMVARFGGEEFAVLMDGPLRIAAEKMNEVRKKMAALELRSGSKTLSVTISIGVSEPRDELVIGPLIRRSDEALYAAKNIGRNRVYFHDGKSTMLVGAPEVARRQ, encoded by the coding sequence ATGCTGGGAAATACCCTAATGATGGCGGGCGGGTCGGGACTCGCGTTGATTCTGTTTCTCATTGGCATCAAGGTCGGAATGCTAATCGCCGCCTCACGTGGCTATCGTGGAAAAAACGGCAAATCAGGATCGGCCCTTAGCCAAAAAGAACGGCAACGTGTGCTGCAAATGTTGCAGGAACTAGGGGAATGGACTAGCGAATATTCCGGTAACGTGTCGGACTACCAAACCCGTTTGGGAAAACTGAACGAAGAAGCGACTACCAACTTGGCCTCCGATCAGTCCGCTCCCAAAGTGATCGCTCTTTTGCAACAGATTATGGAGAGCAACGAAATGCTCCAATCGCGGCTCGATGCAGCCGAAGACCAACTCGACAAACAAACCAAGCAAATCGAAAGTTATCTCACCGAAGCTCGCACCGATGGACTGACCGGTCTCTACAATCGCCGCGCTTTCGACAATCGAATTGAGGACTTGTTCGCGGCCTTTCGCGGTGGCGGGCGATCGTTCGTGTTGGCACTCATCGATATCGATCACTTTAAATCATTCAACGATACGCATGGACACCAGGTCGGTGATCACGTCCTCCAAGAAGTCGCCAAGACGTTGCGCTATGAATTGCGAGAATCGATCATGGTCGCACGTTTCGGGGGCGAAGAGTTTGCCGTACTGATGGATGGCCCGCTTCGCATCGCTGCCGAAAAAATGAACGAAGTCCGAAAAAAGATGGCAGCCCTCGAATTACGCTCCGGCAGCAAAACACTGTCGGTGACCATCAGTATCGGAGTATCCGAACCACGTGACGAACTCGTTATCGGACCGCTCATCCGCCGCTCCGATGAGGCACTCTACGCAGCTAAAAACATCGGGCGAAACCGAGTCTATTTTCACGATGGAAAAAGCACGATGTTAGTCGGTGCACCCGAGGTGGCGCGGAGACAGTAG
- a CDS encoding esterase/lipase family protein — translation MRLFPYAILLNLILLQHTVLSQQTDSEASFLDMPINILNQTAGGTQHWTDHAWKQGFRTQQNSLTKHWRVLDPSDRRVTWGSRQTCDAYMAEQIADPPSDTVLPKHVTVLLHGLMRTHHSMKPIEKDLADREDMQVIRFSYASSRASIAEHAAALRELLEGLPNDVHFNFVGHSMGNIVVRYMIGDLNRDGDPKQILPRCEAMVMLGPPNQGAMIARRLATNGVYGWVTGQGGLELGRDWEVFQEKLATPAFPFAIVAGDISDASLQNPLVDGAGDFVVSIEEAKLDGAEVFHTVPVLHSFLMRDEAARKLTIDFLDSHQKAD, via the coding sequence ATGCGTCTCTTCCCTTACGCGATCCTATTAAATCTGATTTTGCTGCAGCACACGGTGCTGTCACAGCAAACCGACTCGGAGGCGAGCTTCTTGGACATGCCGATCAACATCTTGAACCAAACCGCAGGGGGAACCCAGCACTGGACCGACCATGCATGGAAACAAGGATTTCGAACTCAGCAAAACTCGCTCACGAAGCATTGGCGAGTGCTCGACCCGTCCGACCGACGAGTCACTTGGGGGTCTCGCCAAACATGTGACGCGTACATGGCCGAGCAAATCGCCGACCCACCATCGGATACCGTTTTGCCCAAGCATGTAACCGTGCTGCTTCATGGTTTGATGCGAACCCATCATTCGATGAAGCCGATCGAAAAGGACTTGGCCGACCGTGAGGACATGCAGGTCATTCGTTTTTCGTACGCCAGTTCCCGTGCCTCGATCGCCGAGCATGCTGCTGCGTTACGTGAACTACTTGAGGGGCTACCGAATGACGTTCACTTCAATTTTGTCGGACATAGCATGGGAAACATCGTTGTCCGCTATATGATTGGTGATCTGAATCGTGACGGAGACCCAAAGCAGATCTTACCACGTTGTGAAGCGATGGTCATGCTTGGTCCTCCCAATCAAGGAGCGATGATCGCCCGCCGTTTGGCAACCAACGGTGTCTACGGTTGGGTCACTGGACAGGGCGGTTTGGAACTTGGACGTGATTGGGAAGTTTTTCAAGAGAAGCTTGCCACTCCCGCGTTTCCGTTTGCCATCGTCGCCGGTGATATCTCCGATGCTTCCCTGCAGAACCCGCTGGTCGACGGAGCAGGCGATTTCGTCGTCAGTATCGAGGAAGCCAAACTCGATGGAGCCGAAGTGTTCCATACCGTCCCCGTGCTGCATAGCTTTCTGATGAGGGACGAAGCGGCTCGGAAGTTGACGATCGACTTCCTGGATTCGCATCAAAAAGCGGACTGA